A region of Subdoligranulum variabile DNA encodes the following proteins:
- the trmB gene encoding tRNA (guanosine(46)-N7)-methyltransferase TrmB, with product MRMRFKPYARPELLACDFHVHEPLTHAGHWHELYARPDQPWHLELGCGKGGFLAQIAPAHPDINYLGIDITDKVLILAKRKVEAAYAARQLPPDNVKIASLDIERMGNAFSPEDRVARIYINFCNPWSKNAGSNKHRLTHPRQLLQYRALMDEGAEIWFKTDDDDLFHDSLSYFPAAGFEITWKTFDLHADEPAWNLRTEHEGMFSEQGIPIKALIARKGPDSTISWVEPKELARQQETPDDPA from the coding sequence ATGCGCATGCGATTCAAACCCTATGCACGGCCGGAACTGCTGGCCTGCGACTTCCACGTCCACGAGCCGCTGACCCACGCGGGCCATTGGCATGAGCTCTACGCCCGTCCCGACCAGCCCTGGCATCTGGAGCTGGGCTGCGGCAAGGGCGGTTTTCTGGCCCAGATTGCCCCGGCCCATCCCGACATCAACTATCTGGGCATCGACATCACCGACAAGGTGCTGATCCTGGCCAAGCGCAAGGTGGAGGCGGCCTATGCGGCCCGCCAGCTGCCCCCCGACAATGTCAAGATCGCCAGCCTGGACATCGAGCGGATGGGCAACGCCTTCTCCCCTGAGGACCGGGTAGCGCGGATCTACATCAACTTCTGCAATCCCTGGAGCAAGAATGCCGGCAGCAACAAGCACCGGCTGACCCATCCGCGGCAGCTGCTCCAGTACCGCGCCCTCATGGACGAGGGCGCCGAGATCTGGTTCAAGACCGACGACGACGATCTGTTCCACGACAGCCTTTCCTACTTCCCGGCCGCCGGGTTTGAGATCACCTGGAAAACCTTCGACCTGCACGCCGACGAACCGGCCTGGAATCTGCGCACCGAGCACGAAGGTATGTTCAGCGAACAGGGCATTCCCATCAAGGCGCTGATCGCCCGCAAGGGCCCCGACAGCACCATCAGCTGGGTGGAGCCCAAGGAGCTGGCCCGCCAGCAGGAGACTCCCGATGACCCCGCTTGA
- a CDS encoding putative ABC transporter permease gives MTPLEIAARTLYWFFLYGILGWCVEVIYAAIREHRLVNRGFLCGPICPIYGFGMVGLLHCIRRLPADGEPGVVTVFVVGMALTTAIELVGGWVLFRLYHIRWWDYSHLKGNLGGYICPQFSLLWGLGSVIMVKFVHPLLAGISAPLTLRVLLPLDGVLLVFFLVDVGVSSAAAIGLNKRLKEIDELRARLRISSNKLTEVLGTGAMTADTLLDEQKLQLALARLESRDNADALRAELTARADALRTKLHAAYHDRMGTRRLLRAFPKMQSPRYAETLASTRTALRHLRQLARNAQTAAKEAADKLRRGES, from the coding sequence ATGACCCCGCTTGAGATTGCCGCCCGCACCCTGTACTGGTTTTTCCTCTACGGGATCCTGGGCTGGTGTGTGGAGGTCATCTACGCCGCCATCCGGGAGCATCGTCTGGTCAACCGGGGCTTTCTGTGCGGGCCGATCTGCCCCATCTACGGCTTCGGCATGGTGGGGCTGCTGCACTGCATCCGGCGGCTGCCCGCCGACGGCGAGCCCGGTGTGGTGACGGTCTTTGTGGTGGGCATGGCGCTGACCACCGCCATCGAACTGGTGGGTGGCTGGGTGCTGTTCCGGCTGTACCACATCCGGTGGTGGGATTACTCCCATCTCAAGGGCAATCTGGGCGGGTATATCTGCCCGCAGTTTTCCCTGCTGTGGGGCCTGGGCAGCGTCATCATGGTCAAATTCGTACATCCCCTGCTGGCAGGCATCAGCGCACCGCTGACCTTGCGTGTGCTGCTGCCTCTGGACGGAGTGCTGCTGGTATTTTTCCTGGTGGACGTGGGTGTTTCCTCCGCAGCGGCCATCGGCCTGAACAAGCGGCTGAAAGAAATCGACGAACTGCGCGCCAGGCTGCGCATTTCCAGCAACAAACTCACCGAAGTGCTGGGTACCGGCGCCATGACCGCCGACACCCTGTTGGACGAGCAGAAACTGCAGCTGGCCCTGGCCAGGCTGGAGAGCCGGGACAACGCCGACGCCCTGCGCGCCGAACTGACCGCCCGGGCCGACGCCCTGCGCACCAAACTGCACGCCGCCTATCATGACAGGATGGGCACCCGGCGTCTGCTGCGGGCCTTCCCCAAGATGCAGAGCCCCCGCTATGCCGAGACTCTGGCCTCCACCCGCACGGCGCTGCGTCATCTGCGCCAGCTGGCCCGCAACGCCCAGACGGCCGCCAAAGAAGCCGCCGACAAGCTGCGCCGCGGCGAATCCTGA
- a CDS encoding ABC transporter permease — translation MRPIELMKFLRQFTVLVQRNLRLIWNDKLLLASLILQAPFMVFVIKLVVDPNCFTSNLVNVGSRTALFILSAMAAFMGTLNSYREICKERDIILREASVGVSLGAVVLSKAFVLLLIEIVQGFILTFGFVNVVHIPQNHLLFETNLEIFVTVLLMLFASGATGLLVSALFKSGETAILVVLVIMIGQVVFSGIMFTLTGAANVIANIIVCRWGMGALGASTDLNSRLAWLKAGFDGPMYDATIANLLHCWQMLGLIAVVCILAAWLVLQISFTRKKA, via the coding sequence ATGCGACCAATCGAACTGATGAAATTCCTGCGCCAGTTCACCGTGCTGGTGCAGCGCAACCTGCGGCTGATCTGGAACGACAAACTGCTGCTGGCCAGCCTGATCCTGCAGGCCCCCTTTATGGTGTTCGTCATCAAGCTGGTGGTGGACCCCAACTGCTTCACCTCCAACCTGGTGAACGTGGGCAGCCGCACGGCGCTGTTCATCCTCAGTGCCATGGCGGCGTTTATGGGCACCCTCAACTCCTACCGGGAGATCTGCAAGGAGCGGGACATCATCCTGCGGGAAGCTTCGGTGGGGGTCAGCCTGGGGGCGGTGGTGCTCAGCAAGGCCTTTGTGCTGCTGCTCATCGAGATCGTCCAGGGGTTCATCCTGACCTTCGGTTTTGTCAACGTGGTGCACATTCCCCAGAACCACCTGCTCTTTGAAACCAACCTGGAAATCTTTGTCACGGTACTGCTCATGCTGTTTGCCTCCGGCGCCACCGGTCTGCTGGTGTCGGCCCTGTTCAAGAGCGGTGAGACCGCCATCCTTGTGGTTCTGGTCATCATGATCGGCCAGGTGGTGTTCAGCGGCATCATGTTCACCCTCACCGGTGCGGCCAACGTGATCGCCAACATCATCGTCTGCCGCTGGGGCATGGGCGCGCTGGGCGCCTCCACCGACCTCAACAGCCGGCTGGCCTGGCTCAAGGCGGGCTTCGACGGCCCCATGTACGATGCCACCATCGCCAACCTGCTGCACTGCTGGCAGATGCTGGGTCTCATCGCGGTGGTCTGTATCCTGGCCGCCTGGCTGGTGCTGCAGATCTCCTTTACCCGCAAAAAAGCATAA
- a CDS encoding FHA domain-containing protein, which produces MASEIVFLITEQRNKQRITLPSDRGAYRFGRSAQCEYVLRRNNVGDRQFTIACADGQWTITDDSSDCNTWYNNRYLTAGETCALQPGDVIGLNTDGDAATQEITFRVEEIRTVQGSVEGPRQEQTDAAVLREVDIRRKKRVLIGRGDDCDIKLVSDRVSRHHCEVVYRDGQFEVRDLGSTNGTYVDGVRISRTALRSGAVINVPTQVFAFTGGLLHYHEHKSGISVQLLNVYKTVQDRNTGKPLNIVDGTSLEIEPNSFVVLVGGSGTGKSSLLTCITGTDPCTAGSVRFDGLETRGNRNAFDAVLGYVPQRDIMHDNLTVEQSLTFTAKLRIAHDASKAEIAAAVAHAIEAVDLTGREKTLISQLSGGQKKRVSIAMELLASPRLLILDEPTSGLSPDLDRSMMELCRKLSHQNCTVLMVTHNMSNINLCDKIAFLGVGGVLCYYGPPENLHSYFDVELTSDIFEKLRVPELVEQYRCQYFTTPEFNRLAAAWPEAAQEADKRCDQSN; this is translated from the coding sequence GTGGCGAGCGAGATCGTATTTCTCATCACCGAACAGCGCAACAAACAGCGCATCACGCTGCCTTCCGACCGGGGCGCCTACCGTTTCGGCCGCAGTGCTCAGTGTGAATATGTACTGCGCCGGAACAATGTGGGGGACCGCCAGTTCACCATCGCCTGTGCCGACGGGCAGTGGACGATCACCGACGATTCCAGCGACTGCAATACCTGGTACAACAACCGGTATCTGACGGCGGGGGAGACCTGCGCCCTGCAGCCGGGGGATGTGATCGGGCTGAATACCGACGGGGACGCCGCCACCCAGGAGATCACCTTCCGGGTGGAGGAGATCCGCACCGTCCAGGGCAGCGTGGAGGGGCCCCGCCAGGAGCAGACCGACGCCGCCGTGCTGCGGGAGGTGGACATCCGCCGCAAAAAGCGGGTGCTCATCGGCCGTGGCGATGACTGTGACATCAAGCTGGTCAGCGACCGTGTCTCCCGCCACCACTGTGAAGTGGTCTACAGGGACGGCCAGTTCGAGGTGCGGGACCTGGGCTCCACCAACGGCACCTATGTGGACGGGGTGCGCATCAGCCGCACGGCGCTGCGCAGCGGTGCCGTCATCAACGTGCCCACCCAGGTCTTTGCCTTCACCGGCGGGCTGCTCCATTATCATGAACACAAGAGCGGCATCAGTGTGCAGCTGCTCAACGTCTACAAGACGGTGCAGGACCGCAACACCGGCAAACCGCTGAACATTGTGGACGGCACCAGCCTGGAGATCGAGCCCAACAGCTTTGTGGTGCTGGTGGGCGGGTCGGGCACCGGCAAATCCAGCCTGCTGACCTGCATCACCGGTACGGATCCCTGCACGGCGGGCAGCGTCCGGTTCGACGGCCTGGAGACCCGGGGCAACCGCAACGCCTTTGATGCGGTGCTGGGCTATGTGCCCCAGCGGGACATCATGCACGACAACCTGACGGTGGAGCAGAGCCTGACCTTCACGGCGAAGCTGCGCATCGCCCACGACGCCAGCAAGGCCGAGATCGCCGCGGCGGTGGCCCATGCCATCGAGGCGGTGGACCTGACCGGACGGGAAAAAACGCTGATCTCCCAGCTGTCAGGAGGGCAGAAAAAGCGGGTCTCCATCGCCATGGAGCTGCTGGCCAGCCCCCGGCTGCTCATTCTGGACGAGCCCACCAGCGGACTTTCGCCGGATCTGGACCGCAGCATGATGGAACTCTGCCGCAAGCTCAGCCACCAGAACTGCACGGTGCTCATGGTCACCCACAATATGTCCAACATCAACCTCTGCGACAAGATCGCCTTTCTGGGCGTGGGCGGCGTGCTGTGTTACTACGGTCCGCCGGAAAATCTCCATTCCTATTTTGACGTGGAGCTTACCAGCGATATCTTTGAAAAGCTGCGGGTGCCGGAGCTGGTGGAACAGTACCGTTGCCAGTATTTTACCACGCCGGAGTTCAACCGCCTGGCGGCGGCCTGGCCCGAGGCAGCACAGGAGGCGGACAAGCGATGCGACCAATCGAACTGA
- a CDS encoding FHA domain-containing protein, producing the protein MKLTKCEQGHFYDGDKYPACPYCNTDLQTETAIVQTSEAPAAQSAAPDGPVAGWLVVLDGPARGRDLRLGVGRSFLGLDAAAAPVTLSPDAPLGARQATVVYDDQADAFTLLPGSSQELCYLAGEAVLEPRPLTGGEELRLGSNTLRFVPFCGGGFRW; encoded by the coding sequence ATGAAACTGACCAAATGTGAACAGGGACATTTTTACGACGGGGACAAATATCCCGCCTGCCCCTACTGCAACACCGACCTGCAGACCGAAACGGCCATCGTACAGACCAGCGAGGCCCCGGCGGCCCAGAGCGCGGCACCGGACGGCCCGGTGGCAGGCTGGCTGGTGGTGCTGGACGGCCCCGCCCGGGGCCGGGACCTGCGTCTGGGCGTGGGGCGCAGCTTTCTGGGGCTGGATGCCGCTGCGGCGCCGGTGACGCTCAGCCCCGACGCACCGCTGGGCGCCCGGCAGGCCACCGTGGTCTATGATGACCAGGCCGATGCGTTCACGCTGCTGCCCGGGTCCTCCCAGGAGCTGTGCTACCTGGCGGGGGAAGCGGTGCTGGAACCCCGGCCCCTCACCGGCGGGGAGGAGCTCCGGCTGGGCAGCAACACGCTGCGGTTCGTGCCGTTCTGCGGCGGCGGATTCCGCTGGTAA
- a CDS encoding FHA domain-containing protein produces MKTLRYTLSAVWMLVFCLAVCLAAGAETTTATSGAGSFRVEQIYVNVPEMDVFFYAQDANGDSYTPMVVQAAGLELTVGDQHLDTSSLGQADSPICYLVALDNSADIDPADFRQMRGALWQLIRNKQENDQIALYTLAGGAVCVQPATSDTTALYTALAKIQQADGQMDLAGAAGKVAEDIQRDYQALAPRKAIFVCTDGKRIVTNPALLAGLLTDVSSKLNVAMYTFVGSGAPDTLAVLNTMSDGRIVPCTMQEMGSELLAKQQLFATALELRTEVPESLYGERQEIVTLSVPSLGSAVQSSSTVYMGFQMEKPHVGEVQVLGRNTLRLTMNQAINANATRPQFYHVVTNDIWNWHVPVKKVEISEDGRTVTLTTANLYKGQYHVALNKVSSRMSPANVSTLREETDFTVAVWPRDNGFYLARFRAPMLVTILVLAVLFFQWRRLRRRDRSAEQAAEAEHLLAGAEEASTLPRRWVTLFWAQRGSIAESRWAGMVESSLMLGSDATQCDLCLPDPKVRPQHCLLCVRGESLLVQTLSPEAAVFVNGERIGGEHRLQNNDTLRLGRTTIRLVL; encoded by the coding sequence GTGAAAACTCTCAGATACACCCTGTCCGCCGTCTGGATGCTGGTGTTTTGTCTGGCAGTCTGTCTGGCTGCCGGGGCGGAGACCACCACCGCCACCAGTGGAGCGGGCAGTTTCCGGGTGGAGCAGATCTACGTCAATGTGCCGGAGATGGACGTCTTTTTCTACGCTCAGGACGCCAACGGAGATTCCTATACCCCCATGGTGGTACAGGCGGCCGGGCTGGAACTGACGGTAGGGGATCAGCATCTGGACACCAGCTCCCTGGGCCAGGCGGACAGTCCCATCTGTTACCTGGTGGCGCTGGACAACAGCGCGGATATCGACCCGGCGGATTTCCGGCAGATGCGCGGAGCTCTGTGGCAGCTCATCCGCAACAAACAGGAAAACGACCAGATCGCCCTGTATACCCTGGCAGGCGGTGCAGTCTGCGTGCAGCCCGCCACCTCAGATACCACGGCGCTCTATACGGCGCTGGCAAAGATCCAGCAGGCGGACGGTCAGATGGACCTGGCGGGAGCGGCCGGCAAGGTGGCGGAGGATATCCAGCGGGACTACCAGGCCCTGGCACCCCGCAAGGCCATCTTCGTCTGCACTGACGGCAAGCGGATCGTCACCAATCCGGCGCTGCTGGCGGGACTGCTCACCGATGTGAGCAGCAAACTCAATGTGGCTATGTATACCTTCGTGGGCAGCGGCGCGCCGGACACCTTGGCGGTGCTGAACACCATGTCGGACGGGCGGATCGTTCCCTGCACGATGCAGGAGATGGGCAGCGAGCTGCTGGCCAAGCAGCAGCTCTTTGCCACGGCCCTGGAACTGCGCACCGAGGTGCCGGAAAGTCTGTACGGTGAACGGCAGGAGATCGTCACCCTTTCGGTGCCCAGCCTGGGCAGTGCGGTGCAGAGCAGCTCCACCGTCTATATGGGCTTTCAGATGGAGAAGCCCCATGTCGGCGAGGTGCAGGTCCTTGGCCGCAACACGCTGCGGCTGACCATGAACCAGGCCATCAACGCCAACGCCACCCGGCCGCAGTTTTACCATGTGGTCACCAACGACATCTGGAACTGGCATGTGCCGGTGAAAAAGGTGGAGATCAGCGAGGATGGCCGCACGGTGACGCTGACCACCGCCAACCTTTATAAAGGGCAGTATCATGTGGCTCTGAACAAGGTATCCAGCCGGATGTCCCCGGCCAATGTCAGCACCCTGCGGGAGGAGACCGATTTCACCGTGGCGGTCTGGCCCCGGGACAACGGTTTTTACCTGGCCCGGTTCCGCGCCCCGATGCTCGTCACGATTTTGGTGCTGGCCGTGCTGTTCTTCCAGTGGCGGCGGCTTCGCCGTCGTGACCGCAGCGCCGAGCAGGCCGCCGAGGCGGAACATCTGCTGGCCGGTGCCGAAGAGGCATCGACCCTGCCCCGCCGCTGGGTGACGCTGTTCTGGGCCCAGCGCGGTTCCATTGCCGAGAGCCGTTGGGCCGGCATGGTGGAGAGCAGCCTGATGCTGGGCAGCGATGCGACCCAGTGTGATCTCTGCCTGCCGGATCCCAAGGTCCGGCCCCAGCACTGCCTGCTGTGCGTGCGGGGAGAGTCTCTGCTGGTCCAGACGCTGTCGCCGGAGGCGGCGGTTTTTGTCAACGGGGAGCGCATCGGCGGGGAACACCGCCTGCAGAACAACGATACCCTGCGTCTGGGACGCACCACGATCCGTCTGGTACTGTGA
- a CDS encoding coiled-coil domain-containing protein has protein sequence MAKIDVNQYMEQCGVRKARFGGYEPEDVRQALRALCSDYEQSLAVANAEARAARQESDALRRRCQTLLGQNQNLAAQNATLAGQADKISQRRDDLETRYSKVQERNHSLSDQVAVLRLKNGDLTRENKELTDRAEEAEAALRIKGRAHDEARQQVLKEKEQVLADARTEADKIRQKAHEDADALLAETNRKAEAIDQLAREQAISQARKMVQAATDETREIQNAHRLRLQDLKSRIAAMEQQRDKLMDFFSQMIGELQEAQDYARQNTPIAPYDEEVTEASPEPRLDLSDKTVDAAAAALPAAETPSSEDGQEPVNCVVAPGLDEEEPAPPRTVELVPEEETTPSPEYFDTEPKQQPSDPPEIEIPGAIFSYPILRQEGEPILDEEPPAHGPHTPVMPDLSDTGEGEDLDSGDIQILPERKPEENPRRKKAVAALRALRKKMSHT, from the coding sequence ATGGCAAAAATTGACGTCAACCAATATATGGAACAGTGCGGCGTGCGCAAGGCACGGTTTGGCGGCTACGAACCGGAAGATGTACGCCAGGCGCTGCGGGCGCTGTGCAGCGATTATGAGCAGAGCCTGGCGGTGGCCAATGCCGAAGCACGCGCCGCCCGGCAGGAGAGTGATGCCCTGCGCCGCCGCTGCCAAACGTTGCTGGGACAGAACCAGAATCTGGCGGCCCAGAATGCCACCCTGGCCGGGCAGGCGGACAAGATCTCCCAGCGGCGGGATGATCTGGAGACGCGCTATTCCAAAGTACAGGAGCGGAATCATTCCCTCAGCGATCAGGTAGCGGTGCTGCGGCTGAAAAACGGCGATCTGACCCGGGAAAACAAGGAACTGACCGACCGTGCCGAGGAGGCAGAGGCGGCGCTGCGCATCAAGGGGCGCGCCCATGACGAAGCCCGGCAGCAGGTGCTGAAGGAGAAAGAGCAGGTCCTGGCCGATGCCCGGACCGAGGCAGACAAGATCCGTCAGAAAGCCCATGAGGACGCCGATGCCCTGCTGGCCGAAACAAACCGCAAGGCGGAGGCCATCGACCAGCTGGCGCGGGAGCAGGCCATCAGTCAGGCGCGCAAAATGGTGCAGGCCGCCACCGACGAAACGCGGGAGATCCAGAATGCCCACCGGCTGCGGCTGCAGGATCTCAAGAGCCGCATCGCGGCGATGGAGCAGCAGCGGGACAAGCTGATGGACTTTTTCAGTCAGATGATCGGGGAACTGCAGGAAGCACAGGACTATGCCCGGCAGAATACCCCCATCGCCCCCTATGATGAGGAGGTCACCGAGGCTTCGCCCGAACCGCGGCTGGACCTGTCCGACAAGACGGTGGATGCTGCGGCCGCCGCGCTGCCTGCAGCGGAGACTCCTTCGTCGGAGGACGGCCAGGAGCCGGTGAACTGTGTGGTGGCGCCCGGTCTGGACGAGGAGGAACCCGCCCCGCCGCGCACGGTGGAGCTGGTGCCGGAGGAGGAAACCACGCCTTCGCCGGAATACTTTGATACCGAACCCAAGCAGCAGCCCAGCGACCCGCCGGAAATCGAGATCCCGGGGGCCATTTTCTCCTACCCGATCCTGCGGCAGGAGGGGGAGCCCATTCTGGACGAGGAACCACCGGCCCACGGTCCCCATACTCCGGTGATGCCCGACCTGAGCGACACCGGGGAGGGCGAGGACCTAGACAGCGGCGACATCCAGATCTTGCCCGAGCGCAAGCCGGAGGAAAATCCCCGCCGCAAAAAAGCGGTGGCCGCGCTGCGGGCGCTGCGGAAAAAGATGTCCCATACTTAA
- a CDS encoding carbohydrate ABC transporter permease has translation MLESRKRRELLAQILKQLICIGMVLIVITPILLTFFASLKTKGDMVNTSPLTLPLDRITLENYAEVFHNKYLLIGFKNTIIILVVSIVFNVLLGTVTAFIIERFQFRGKKIIVSMFFIGMLVPTFVTEIARFKIINGLGLYNTLGAPIVIYIAADLMQLYIYRQFISTLPVSLDESALLDGCSYFGLFGRIIFPLLSPATATVVIIKAITIINDMYIPYLYMPKNKLRTLTTFLMDYANAQQGSWQSLAAGIIVIMLPTILIYVIFQRHILAGVAAGAVKE, from the coding sequence ATGCTGGAATCAAGAAAACGCCGCGAGCTGCTGGCCCAGATCCTCAAACAGCTCATCTGCATCGGGATGGTGCTTATTGTCATCACTCCCATCCTGCTGACCTTCTTCGCCTCCCTCAAGACCAAGGGCGATATGGTCAATACCTCGCCCCTGACGCTGCCCCTCGACCGCATCACCTTGGAAAACTACGCCGAAGTTTTCCACAACAAATACCTGCTCATCGGCTTCAAGAACACCATCATCATCCTGGTCGTCAGCATCGTCTTCAACGTGCTGCTGGGCACCGTCACCGCCTTCATCATCGAGCGATTCCAGTTCCGGGGCAAAAAAATCATCGTCAGCATGTTCTTCATCGGCATGCTGGTGCCCACCTTCGTCACCGAGATTGCCCGCTTCAAGATCATCAACGGGCTGGGCCTCTACAACACCCTGGGCGCCCCCATCGTCATCTACATCGCCGCTGACCTCATGCAGCTGTACATCTACCGGCAGTTCATCTCGACGCTGCCCGTTTCTCTGGACGAGAGCGCCCTGCTGGACGGCTGCAGCTACTTCGGGCTGTTCGGCCGCATCATCTTCCCGCTGCTGTCGCCCGCGACGGCCACCGTCGTCATCATCAAGGCCATCACCATCATCAACGACATGTACATTCCCTACCTGTACATGCCCAAGAACAAACTGCGCACCCTGACCACCTTCCTGATGGACTACGCCAACGCCCAGCAGGGTTCCTGGCAGAGTCTGGCAGCGGGCATCATCGTCATCATGCTGCCCACCATCCTCATCTATGTGATCTTCCAGCGACATATTTTAGCGGGGGTTGCGGCAGGCGCCGTCAAGGAATGA
- a CDS encoding carbohydrate ABC transporter permease, translated as MKTLKQQRQLFIGVCLIVPTLLLIGFVMVPALDLIRMSFTDWDGLSPTSNFIKLDNYISMFHNPDLWQSLSNNAVYFFAHLCMIPVELAFAVLLNSKLRAAGFYKTMVFLPYIINGVAIAYAFSYFFSPVNGAFDGILNALHLGMLSRSWLSDPTIVNFVLAFVSLWRYSGYHVILFLAALQSVSQDIQEAAVIDGANTWQMFRHIQIPSIMLMVDFVLFDNIRGALQVFDIPFVMTAGGPGYASSTFTLYTINTAFQFSNFGLASTMAVAIMVMIVVIYLIQNKIIHGLILKEDKD; from the coding sequence ATGAAAACCTTGAAACAACAGCGCCAGCTCTTCATCGGGGTGTGCCTGATCGTGCCCACCCTGCTGCTGATCGGCTTCGTCATGGTGCCGGCGCTGGACCTCATCCGCATGAGCTTTACCGACTGGGACGGCCTTTCGCCCACCAGCAACTTCATCAAGCTGGACAACTACATCAGCATGTTCCACAATCCCGACCTGTGGCAGTCCCTGAGCAACAACGCCGTCTACTTCTTCGCCCACCTGTGCATGATCCCAGTGGAACTGGCCTTTGCCGTGCTGCTCAACTCCAAACTGCGTGCCGCCGGCTTCTACAAGACGATGGTCTTCCTGCCCTACATCATCAACGGCGTCGCCATCGCCTACGCCTTCTCCTACTTCTTCTCGCCGGTCAACGGTGCCTTTGACGGCATCCTCAACGCGCTGCACCTGGGCATGCTCAGCCGCAGCTGGCTGTCCGACCCCACCATCGTCAACTTCGTGCTGGCCTTCGTGTCGCTGTGGCGGTACTCGGGCTACCATGTGATCCTCTTCCTGGCGGCGCTGCAGTCGGTGTCCCAGGACATCCAGGAGGCCGCCGTCATCGACGGTGCCAACACTTGGCAGATGTTCCGCCACATCCAGATCCCCTCCATCATGCTGATGGTGGACTTCGTGCTGTTCGATAACATCCGCGGCGCCCTGCAGGTCTTCGACATTCCCTTCGTCATGACCGCTGGCGGTCCGGGCTACGCCTCCAGCACCTTCACCCTCTACACCATCAACACCGCCTTCCAGTTCTCCAACTTCGGGCTGGCGTCCACGATGGCCGTGGCCATCATGGTCATGATCGTGGTGATCTATCTGATCCAGAACAAGATCATCCACGGACTGATTCTGAAGGAGGACAAGGACTGA